The genomic region TGCCTTAAAATTGACCTTAAACCCGCGGCAAACGTAAGTTTTTTTCTTTCATTTACCGGTATCTGGACAATGCCTTTAATCCTGTATTCCACAGGGTCTTCTATTGTTATTATTTTTTCCTCGCCGGAATTTAATTCAGACACCGCCGAATATAACGTTGTTGTCTTTCCGCTGCCCGTAGGGCCGGTTACAAGAATCATCCCGTAAGGTTCATGAATGCTTTTTCTTAGGCGGGCAAGCACCAATGGTTCAAAACCTATACTTTCAAGGGTCATTGTTTTCATAAGGGTTTCAAAAGCGGCTTTATCAAGTATGCGGATTACCACATCTTCGCCATATGCGGCGGGAAGTATGGACACGCGGAAATCCGTGTCCCTGCCGTTCATATTAAGGGTAAACTGTCCGTCCTGCGGCTGCCTGCTTTCCGCTATGTCAAGTTTAGCCATAACCTTAATTCTGGTAATAAACGCCGAGTGATGAGCCGTGTCAAGATTTTCCGTGGCATCGCACAATATGCCGTCTATGCGGTACTTAATCCTTACCCCGCCTTCGTACACTTCAAAATGAATATCGCTGGCGCGCTTTTTCATGGCGACAAGCAGGATTGTGTTTATTAACTTTTCAATTGAACCTTCCTGTACCGCAACCCCGCTTATTGTTATGGTCTTTTCTTTTATATTTTTTTCTTTTGCTTCTTCTTTTTTGTATCCCGTGGATACATCATTTAATAACCTTAAAGCTGTTCCGCTTTTTTCCAGCGCCGCTTTAATATTATCTTCAGAAGCAATTAAAAATTCTGTTTCCATTCCGTATTTTAGGGTTATTTCATTTATCACGGTAAAATTTAAAGGGTCAGAAATAACAACCGCCATTACGCCGTTTTTAATACCGTAAGGCACAAAACCCAGCCGGTAAATGTCATTTACGCTGCATTTTTCAAGCAGCTCCGGCGCCATGGTAAAATTTTCCAGATTTGTATATTTAATTTCAAACTGCTCCGCTAAAGCCTGTGCAACCTGTTCCACATTAACAAGTCCCTTACTTACAAGCCATTGCCCAAGCCGTCCTTTAGCGGTTAATATTTCCTTCTCTATTACATCCTGTTTTATGAAACCAAGCCCGCTTAAAATTTCGCCTATGCGTTTTCTTTTAAAAATACCCATTATTTTATAACCTCTGTTATTTTAAACACAGGAAGATACATAGCAATAATAACAGCGCCGACTACCAGCCCGGTTACCATTATAAGCACCGGTTCCAGCAATGCCATAAGCATTCCGGTCCTGTTTTCCGCCTGCTTTTCATAATAC from Candidatus Goldiibacteriota bacterium harbors:
- a CDS encoding type II/IV secretion system protein, encoding MGIFKRKRIGEILSGLGFIKQDVIEKEILTAKGRLGQWLVSKGLVNVEQVAQALAEQFEIKYTNLENFTMAPELLEKCSVNDIYRLGFVPYGIKNGVMAVVISDPLNFTVINEITLKYGMETEFLIASEDNIKAALEKSGTALRLLNDVSTGYKKEEAKEKNIKEKTITISGVAVQEGSIEKLINTILLVAMKKRASDIHFEVYEGGVRIKYRIDGILCDATENLDTAHHSAFITRIKVMAKLDIAESRQPQDGQFTLNMNGRDTDFRVSILPAAYGEDVVIRILDKAAFETLMKTMTLESIGFEPLVLARLRKSIHEPYGMILVTGPTGSGKTTTLYSAVSELNSGEEKIITIEDPVEYRIKGIVQIPVNERKKLTFAAGLRSILRHDPDKIVVGEIRDPETASIAVQSALTGHLVFTTVHANNACDVTGRFAHMGINVNSFVTALNCVVAQRLLRNICTHCKKKVHYTAEEMKGFGLEDRKYNNITWYEGEGCEKCGNTGYLGRSAVCEYMEMTPKLRMMIAAQSTSHELSKAAVEEGMITLRQAALKKALNGETSLKEVSRVTFAD